From the genome of Candidatus Obscuribacterales bacterium:
AATATACGTTCCATTTCGACTTGGTTGAGAGCATAGCGGCGTGCCGTGTCGGAGTCTATAAAGCCCTCTCGATAAGCGTTGTAGATGCTGCCGTCCATTGTCTGCATGCCTTCAAATGTTGAATTGCGAATGTACTCGTTAATGGCTTCAATATTGTTGCCGAGAATTGCTTCCTGAATGGTCAGATTGTTGAGCATGATTTCGTGCACTGCCATACGTCCGCCGTCACGCAACGGCAATAGTTGTTGAGCAATTACAGCCTTAAGTGAATTGGCTAGTTGCTGGCGAATTTGCTCTTGTTCGGCCGAGTCGAACATACCCATTATTCTTTGGATTGTTTTTGGTGCCGAAGATGTGTGCAAGGTGGAAAGCACTAATAGCCCGGTCTCAGCGCCTCTCAGCGCCCCTAAAATCGTTTCCCGGTCACGTAGCTCACCGATGAGTAAAACGTTCGGGTCGGCACGCAGGGCAACGCGTAAAGCGGTGGCAAAGGATCTTGTCGAGAAACCAATTTCTCTTTGTGTGATGATGCAACGTTTTGGACGGTGAACAAATTCCACCGGGTCTTCCATCGTGTAAATATGTGAGAGTTCTCGCTCATTGATGGCATCAAGCATGCCGGCAAGTGTTGTAGATTTGCCGGCTCCTGTAACACCTGTGACAAGTATTAGTCCGGAGCGCGAGTGAGTAAGTTCCTCAATTACAGGCGGTAATCCAAGTTGAACGATAGTTGGTGCCACAGGCGGTATAATACGCATGGCCGCTCCGAGCGCATCGAGGTCTGTGTACAAGTTGATACGAACACGAGCCTTGTCGCCGAATTGCAAACCAATGTCTATTTCGTGTTTTTGATCAAATTCAGCTTGCTGTCTTGGATCCAGTAAGGATAAAAGTGTTGATTTAAGCGCTTCAGGAGTGAATACTGGCAGACCGGAAACCGCACGAATGCTGCCGTCGATACGTAAGACAGGTGCCATGCCCGACTTGAAGTGAATATCCGAAGCCTTATATTCGAGGGCAAGATCAAGGATCTGCTCGACTGAAACGGGTAGATTGCGGGCGTCAACTGACATTTTTACTGAAGGACCTATATTATCTCTGTGCCGAGTATGCCTTTTAAACTCTTGAGGCCGGAATTAACGGCACGTGACACAACCATCTCTGATAAACCCAGTATCCGGGCCGTTTCCTTCTGTGTCAAATCATAGAAGAAAACAAACTGTACAATCTTGCTTGTTTTATCGGATAGTTTTTGAACGGCATTGGCAATAAGTTCTCTGTCTTCCTCAGCCAATTGGAAATCTTGATACTTTTTGTCGGGCACCATGTCGTTGAGGCTGCGATGATCCTCGTCTTCATTGGTATCACCGTTAGATTCTAATGACTCATAATGCGTGCAGGCATCCCACGACTGTTGGGCAGCCAGTATCTCGTGTTGAGCGATACCGGAATTTTCCGACAGCTCATGCAAGGTTGGTGCTCGTCCCAGCTCTCTGGATAACGTCTCTTCCAGATGTCCTATCGCTGAATTTATTTCGTTGAATTTGCGAGGCACCTGCACAAGACAGGCATTGTCGCGCAAGTAGTGGAGAATTTCGCCCTTGATATAACAAGTTGCCACAGTTTTGAAGCTGGCCTTACTTCTTTCCGGATCGTAGTAACGAATAGCTTTTAAGAGGCCAATTGCCCCAACTTGCTCAAGATCCTCGAGCAAATCCGGGCGTGTTCTGGAATAGCGTCTGGCAATGCGCCCGACAAGAGACATATGATCTTTGACCAACTGGTCAGAAGATTTCCGCCCCGAATTGTCGGCCGCTAATCGAAGGGTGCCCATGTGTTATCCCGTAAAGACGTGCGTAGCTTGTCCCCACAAGATCTTTCCCGGTTAGCCTAAAGATTAAACTTGACAAGCAGCCCTGAAGCAGGGTAAAAACCTGGGTCGGAGCCCGAACTCCGCTACAATTGGGCTAGATGGGCAGATTTAGTTGTGTTTAATGCGTCCGCAATATGCAGCTTAAGTGCCTATGATTAAGTAGCTAAGATGGGAAACAGTCCTTGATACAAGCGATTAGAAATAAGTCGATGAAAGCCCTGGAGACTATTGGACAGCTCTGGGGACGCATTTCAACTCAAAAGCGACTATTGCTGTTTGGGTTGGTTTCCATTTCCGCCATAGTTACTTTTACCGCTTGGGTGGTTGTTAACCGAACGCAGGCTGTTATAAACCACTCCGTGCAACAGTTTGGACAAGCTCTAGCACAAGCGCTTGCTCGAGGGGGCGCGGAAGCTCTTTCCAATTCAGGCAATCTAGAAGGGCTTAAATACTATGTTCTGACCGAAATGGGACAGACTCCTGCAATTGCTTACGTCGTTTTTTGCGATCCCTCCGGAAAAATACTTCTGGACAGTCAAGCATTGCCGACCAATAGAGATGAAGATCCAAAAACGCAACAGATTTATCCAATCTATCGTCTGACTCGCTGGCAGCAATCGGAGCCGGGAATTTATTCCAGCCCGATTGGATACAGACCACTCATGAATATCGCAGTGCCTATGCAACGCAACAATCAACAACTAGGCATTTGTTGGGTGGGACTTGATAGCTATGCATTTACTATCTTGGGCACCCCTAAGGAGACGCGAGTATTTCTCGTCTCGATTTTTGGATTAGTGGGATTTTTAGGTGCGCTTTGTCTTGCTGTTAACTATGCGCTTATCAACGGCCCATTAACTGCACTTTCCACGGGAGCAAGTCATATTGCCGCCGGGCGTTTCGGTCACCAGATTGAACCGCAAAGTGCAGGCAAAGAAATTGATCAAGTGGTCAATGCATTTAACTACATGTCCAATCGATTGCAGCAATACGACAAGCAAAACCTTGATAGTTTGATGGGAGAGCGGAATAAGTTCATTTCCGAACGCAACAAACTTGAGCTGGTTCTGATGTCTATCGCCGACGGCGTTGTCGTGTGTGATCGAGATAATAAAGTACAAATTGCTAATACGGCTGCAACGCAGCTGTTTGACAAAGAAGCCAGTGAAATCGTTGGTAAGCCGCTTGTCTTTTGCACGGAAGGTCCTGAGTCTCCGCAGATTTGTCAGGTGATTCAAGCATTTACCGATACCGTATCGCCTGGATCGCTTGAGCCTGTTGTTCAGCAAATTCACCTTGGACAAAGAACGGTGAGACTGCACATAGCGCCACTTACGACTAATCGCGAATTTCTCGGCTCAGTTATGATCATGCAAGACATCACGCGCCAGGCTGAACTTGAGCGCATGAAAAACGAATTCATTTCTAATGTGTCGCATGAATTGCGTACACCAATTACGTCTATCAAGAGCTATGTTGATACTCTTTGTAATCACGGTGAAAAGTTGGAAGCC
Proteins encoded in this window:
- a CDS encoding sigma-70 family RNA polymerase sigma factor, which gives rise to MGTLRLAADNSGRKSSDQLVKDHMSLVGRIARRYSRTRPDLLEDLEQVGAIGLLKAIRYYDPERSKASFKTVATCYIKGEILHYLRDNACLVQVPRKFNEINSAIGHLEETLSRELGRAPTLHELSENSGIAQHEILAAQQSWDACTHYESLESNGDTNEDEDHRSLNDMVPDKKYQDFQLAEEDRELIANAVQKLSDKTSKIVQFVFFYDLTQKETARILGLSEMVVSRAVNSGLKSLKGILGTEII
- a CDS encoding HAMP domain-containing protein, with the translated sequence MKALETIGQLWGRISTQKRLLLFGLVSISAIVTFTAWVVVNRTQAVINHSVQQFGQALAQALARGGAEALSNSGNLEGLKYYVLTEMGQTPAIAYVVFCDPSGKILLDSQALPTNRDEDPKTQQIYPIYRLTRWQQSEPGIYSSPIGYRPLMNIAVPMQRNNQQLGICWVGLDSYAFTILGTPKETRVFLVSIFGLVGFLGALCLAVNYALINGPLTALSTGASHIAAGRFGHQIEPQSAGKEIDQVVNAFNYMSNRLQQYDKQNLDSLMGERNKFISERNKLELVLMSIADGVVVCDRDNKVQIANTAATQLFDKEASEIVGKPLVFCTEGPESPQICQVIQAFTDTVSPGSLEPVVQQIHLGQRTVRLHIAPLTTNREFLGSVMIMQDITRQAELERMKNEFISNVSHELRTPITSIKSYVDTLCNHGEKLEADTHREFLQIIDNEADRLMYLVNEVLELSRVEEGESELEMSQQDLRATVEYALRAVNLMAVERQIEVNLSSDTNLPPVTINQESIERAVINLMTNAIKYTPVGGHIEVVLAHLKESNEIKIAVSDTGIGIPEESLPHIFDRFYRVERKVHTIKGTGLGLTIVKKILERHGGRVQAESSLGDGSTFSLFLPCSATKESPIVVSDETHQEAAGLQGV
- a CDS encoding PilT/PilU family type 4a pilus ATPase: MSVDARNLPVSVEQILDLALEYKASDIHFKSGMAPVLRIDGSIRAVSGLPVFTPEALKSTLLSLLDPRQQAEFDQKHEIDIGLQFGDKARVRINLYTDLDALGAAMRIIPPVAPTIVQLGLPPVIEELTHSRSGLILVTGVTGAGKSTTLAGMLDAINERELSHIYTMEDPVEFVHRPKRCIITQREIGFSTRSFATALRVALRADPNVLLIGELRDRETILGALRGAETGLLVLSTLHTSSAPKTIQRIMGMFDSAEQEQIRQQLANSLKAVIAQQLLPLRDGGRMAVHEIMLNNLTIQEAILGNNIEAINEYIRNSTFEGMQTMDGSIYNAYREGFIDSDTARRYALNQVEMERILKGASTGA